One segment of Plasmodium vinckei vinckei genome assembly, chromosome: PVVCY_04 DNA contains the following:
- a CDS encoding high molecular weight rhoptry protein 3, putative — translation MPTNSLTKIFLVSLSTFSVSQVWGKEYFNGVLNQNLTDLLQCNFISYYNSKPDGANADAFLDFVEEPEQFYWFVDNYLSVPFAVPKHLSANSDHNWKPCLKRKWMNEFLKEYEKPDISYLANVLDKEQRIYYKNTFGDKEPVAKYTYFEIKEFDSHCILPPFVQTNLRNRHPDHYGEMFSFQMDRKDYQLYLEKMDNKMSAMKHLYENMESSEKQKVVKEIIESKDENSFELVCPSHYIKMHYNTECKANRNILTCIDEHIKSKCLDELKDDDNPTICDYLSDLFNHLKDLQIENFQKFLTSDELRLTKPKGKWVDPLFLLHNKKDYLNPKITILPDQFKKFNPANSLYFSFSAEIPEKYSYVDYTPMNFNLNKYSSSVFDAFQSIFSVFKKKGPSIPPVSVKELSSKIEDFDFKTAKGPVKCSYVKKSLDLTIEVDIFKVAGVENICNIIDKYALTKDSDFNKKPKEKKMQNLDQIEKGFHIDCILISTHIEAYNLIRQFLNLENVLSLIRYTSLYTHKYLKSVTSLKGNFLYDNPNAIKYAGSCGNAVLYIPAVLYRRNLYVPETFLSLSLGLSNLVSSNPSSPFFEYSIIEFLVKYFNKGTAKFLYYFISIVSILHINRYYYEQIYCHHNKHFDALKSKMIHPDIVESILNKLKSLLSAPRYAKMMELYKNLESDTLFNYNEMVKILMKFDEFAQNKDVQEKAQKKIDEEEKPEVNSLEEMAKYNEEWLSKLTNLTPEQDPRNKPNPRVRFNEHVRSDDNLTMVDRDKELELRLFKFIGNVYRDKSASSTGNKTNLAYDERVKPTDAEEMKAASNDHLSTLDTEHTNNNNPQDFYTNEEEQTTAPETDNDEDPNLL, via the exons ATGCCAACGAATTCTTTgacaaaaatttttttagtttccCTTAGCACCTTTTCGGTTTCTCAAg tttggGGGAAGGAATATTTCAACGGAGTATTGAACCAGAATTTAACGGACCTACTACAATGCAACTTCATATCTTATTATAATTCCAAACCCGATGGTGCCAACGCAGAC gCATTTTTGGACTTTGTTGAAGAACCGGAACAATTCTATTGGTTCGTTGATAATTACTTATCTGTTCCTTTTGCTGTCCCAAAGCACTTGAGCGCCAACAGTGATCATAACTGGAAACCATgtttaaaaagaaaatggatgaatgaatttttaaagGAATATGAAAAACCCGATATAAGTTATTTAGCAAATGTTCTTGACAAGGAACAGAGGATTTACTACAAAAATACATTTGGTGATAAAGAGCCAGTTgctaaatatacatattttgaaattaaAGAATTCGATTCACATTGTATCCTTCCGCCTTTTGtacaaacaaatttaaGAAATAGACATCCTGATCATTATGGTGAAATGTTTTCATTTCAAATGGATAGAAAAGACTATCAACTATATTTAGAAAAGATGGACAATAAAATGTCAGCAATGAAACACTTATACGAAAATATGGAATCTAgtgaaaaacaaaaagtagtaaaagaaataatagaaTCAAAAGACGAAAATAGTTTTGAATTAGTATGTCCTTcacattatataaaaatgcacTATAACACAGAATGCAAAGCAAATCGTAATATTTTGACGTGTATAGATGAACATATCAAGAGCAAATGTTTAGATGAACTTAAAGATGATGATAATCCAACCATATGTGATTATTTATCAGATTTATTCAATCATTTAAAAGATCTTCAAATTGAAAATTTccaaaaatttttaacatCAGATGAATTAAGACTTACTAAACCCAAAGGAAAATGGGTAGACCCtttatttcttcttcataataaaaaagattatTTAAATCCTAAAATAACGATTTTACCAGatcaatttaaaaaatttaaccCCGCAAATAGTTTATATTTCTCCTTTTCTGCTGAAATTCCTGAGAAATATAGTTATGTTGATTACACTCCAATGaattttaatttgaataaatattcatctAGCGTTTTTg ATGCATTCCAAAGTATATTTtctgtttttaaaaagaaagGCCCTTCTATTCCTCCAGTTTCAG TTAAGGAATTATCAAGCAAAATCGAAGATTTTGATTTTAAAACTGCTAAAGGACCAG tTAAATGTTCGTATGTAAAGAAAAGTCTAGACCTTACCATCGAAGtagatatttttaaagtGGCAGGTGTAGAAAACatttgtaatattattgACAAATATGCTTTAACTAAAGATAGCGATTTCAATAAAAAACctaaagaaaagaaaatgcaAAACTTAGATCAAATAGAAAAAGGATTTCATATTGATTGTATTTTGATATCTACACATATAGAagcatataatttaattagacaatttttaaatttagaaaatgttttatcCTTAATTAGATATACATcattatatacacataaatatttaaagagTGTAACATCATTAAAGGGaaactttttatatgataatcCAAATGCAATTAAATATGCAGGATCATGCGGTAACGcagttttatatattccaGCCGTTTTGTATAGAAGAAACTTATATGTTCCagaaacatttttatcattatcttTAGGGTTATCAAATTTAGTATCATCAAATCCATCTAGtccattttttgaatattctataattgaatttttagttaaatatttcaacaAAGGAACTGCAAAATTCTTATATTACTTTATTTCAATAGTTTCTATACTTCACATTAAtcgttattattatgaacaAATTTACTGCCACCATAATAAACACTTTGATGCATTGAAATCAAAAATGATCCACCCTGATATAGTTGAAAGTATTTTAAACAAACTCAAATCTTTGTTAAGCGCCCCAAGATACGCCAAAATGATGGagttatataaaaaccTTGAAAGTGATACATTATTCAACTATAACGAAA TGgtcaaaatattaatgaaattcGACGAGTTCGCACAAAACAAAGATGTACAAGAAAAAGCCCAGAAAAAGATTGATGAGGAGGAAAAACCTGAAGTCAACAGCCTTGAAGAAATGGCCAAATACAATGAAGAATGGCTTTCTAAGTTGACTAATCTTACCCCTGAACAAGATCCAAGAAATAAACCCAATCCAAGAGTAAGATTCAATGAACATGTTAGAAGTGATGATAATTTAACAATGGTTGATAGAGATAAAGAATTAGAATTAAggttatttaaatttattggTAACGTGTATCGAGATAAAAGTGCATCTAGTACTGGAAATAAAACCAACCTTGCTTATGATGAAAGAGTCAAGCCTACTGATGCTGAAGAAATGAAAGCTGCATCTAACGACCATTTAAGTACATTAGATACCGAACatactaataataataacccACAAGATTTTTATACTAATGAAGAGGAACAAACTACTGCACCTGAAACTGATAATGATGAAGACcccaatttattataa